From Acidimicrobiales bacterium, one genomic window encodes:
- a CDS encoding M20 family metallopeptidase, which produces MTVHDDAVAMAGDLVELRRTLHRHPEIGLNLPMTQERVLGALDGLPLEITTGRSLTSVVGVLRGGRPGPTVLLRGDMDALPVTEQVDVDYRSEDDATMHACGHDLHTTMLVGAAELLSARREELTGDVVFMFQPGEEGWDGAGYMIEEGVLDVAGERPAAAYAIHVASSMWPRGMFVTRPGPMMAASDGLTVRVKGAGGHGSAPHRANDPVPAACEMVLALQTMLTRRIDAFDVAVITVGSFHAGTKANVIPEDATFDATIRTFDSAVRDRIRSSAVRMCEGIAAAHGLEVDANYKTEYPLTVNDGTEAAFAGEVAAELFGADRFAEMERPLTGSEDFSRVIEAVPGAMLFLGATPPDRDPSVAPNNHSPHAAFDDAVLADGAALYAELALRRMARG; this is translated from the coding sequence ATGACCGTGCACGACGACGCCGTGGCGATGGCCGGTGACCTGGTGGAGCTGCGGCGCACCCTGCACCGCCACCCCGAGATCGGCCTGAACCTCCCCATGACCCAGGAGCGGGTGCTCGGCGCCCTCGACGGGCTGCCGCTCGAGATCACGACCGGCCGGTCGCTGACCTCGGTGGTCGGCGTGCTCCGGGGCGGCCGGCCGGGGCCGACCGTCCTCCTCCGGGGCGACATGGACGCGCTCCCGGTGACCGAGCAGGTCGACGTCGACTACCGGTCCGAGGACGACGCCACCATGCACGCCTGCGGCCACGACCTGCACACGACGATGCTCGTCGGCGCGGCCGAGCTGCTGTCGGCCCGCCGCGAGGAGCTGACCGGCGACGTGGTGTTCATGTTCCAGCCCGGCGAGGAGGGGTGGGACGGCGCCGGCTACATGATCGAGGAGGGGGTGCTGGACGTCGCCGGCGAGCGGCCGGCGGCCGCCTACGCCATCCACGTCGCCTCGTCGATGTGGCCCCGCGGGATGTTCGTGACCCGGCCGGGGCCGATGATGGCGGCGTCGGACGGGCTGACCGTGCGGGTGAAGGGCGCGGGCGGCCACGGGTCGGCGCCCCACCGGGCCAACGACCCGGTGCCGGCGGCCTGCGAGATGGTGCTCGCCCTCCAGACCATGCTGACGAGGCGCATCGACGCCTTCGACGTCGCCGTCATCACGGTCGGCAGCTTCCACGCCGGCACCAAGGCCAACGTGATCCCCGAGGACGCCACCTTCGACGCCACCATCCGGACGTTCGACTCGGCCGTGCGGGACCGCATCAGGTCGTCGGCCGTGCGGATGTGCGAGGGGATCGCCGCCGCCCACGGGCTCGAGGTCGACGCCAACTACAAGACCGAGTACCCGCTCACCGTCAACGACGGGACCGAGGCGGCGTTCGCCGGCGAGGTGGCCGCCGAGCTGTTCGGCGCCGACCGGTTCGCCGAGATGGAGCGCCCGCTCACCGGGTCCGAGGACTTCTCGCGGGTCATCGAGGCGGTGCCCGGGGCGATGCTGTTCCTCGGGGCGACGCCGCCCGACCGCGACCCGTCGGTGGCGCCCAACAACCACTCGCCGCACGCCGCCTTCGACGACGCCGTGCTCGCCGACGGCGCCGCCCTCTACGCGGAGCTGGCCCTCCGCCGGATGGCCAGGGGCTGA
- a CDS encoding erythromycin esterase family protein produces MRSDDAAVDEVRALARPLDGPADLDPLLDRVGDARYVLLGEASHGTSEYYRWRAELTRRLIEERGFSFVAVEGDWPDCFRVNRWVKGRAERDRSARDVLGAFERWPRWMWANEEAAELVAWLRDHNAATGRSVGFYGLDVYSLWDSMRSVLDYLDRNQPDAAEAARAAFRCFDPYGEDPQRYAWATRMLPASCEDAVIDVLVEVRRRSGAVDGEPEAELDAVQNAEVLAGAERYYRTMVRADGESWNVRDCHMVDTLDRLVAFHGPGAKAVVWEHNTHVGDARATDMARHGMVNVGQLVRERHAGEGVVLVGFGSHRGTVIAADRWGSPARRMDVPPAPGGTHEDVLHAAAPPRSLLVFGEDRSGPWLGRSRGHRAIGVVYRPGADRYGNWVPTVMGARYDAFCWFDETEALHPLHAEPAVHGAEMETAPWNS; encoded by the coding sequence CGACGGCCCGGCCGACCTCGACCCCCTGCTCGACCGGGTGGGCGACGCCCGCTACGTGCTGCTCGGCGAGGCGTCGCACGGGACCTCCGAGTACTACCGGTGGCGGGCCGAGCTGACCCGCCGGCTGATCGAGGAGCGGGGCTTCTCGTTCGTCGCCGTGGAGGGCGACTGGCCCGACTGCTTCCGGGTGAACCGGTGGGTGAAGGGCCGGGCCGAGCGGGACCGGTCGGCCCGGGACGTGCTGGGCGCCTTCGAGCGGTGGCCGAGGTGGATGTGGGCCAACGAGGAGGCGGCCGAGCTCGTCGCCTGGCTGCGCGACCACAACGCCGCCACCGGCCGGTCGGTCGGCTTCTACGGCCTCGACGTCTACTCGCTGTGGGACTCGATGCGGTCGGTGCTCGACTACCTCGACCGCAACCAGCCCGACGCCGCGGAGGCGGCGCGCGCCGCCTTCCGGTGCTTCGACCCCTACGGCGAGGACCCGCAGCGCTACGCCTGGGCGACGAGGATGCTGCCGGCCAGCTGCGAGGACGCGGTCATCGACGTGCTCGTCGAGGTCCGCCGGCGGTCGGGCGCGGTGGACGGGGAGCCGGAGGCCGAGCTGGACGCCGTGCAGAACGCCGAGGTGCTGGCCGGCGCCGAGCGCTACTACCGAACGATGGTGCGGGCCGACGGCGAGTCCTGGAACGTGCGGGACTGCCACATGGTCGACACCCTCGACCGGCTCGTCGCCTTCCACGGCCCGGGCGCGAAGGCCGTCGTGTGGGAGCACAACACCCACGTCGGCGACGCCCGGGCGACGGACATGGCGAGGCACGGCATGGTCAACGTCGGCCAGCTGGTCCGGGAGCGCCATGCCGGCGAGGGGGTCGTGCTGGTCGGCTTCGGCAGCCACCGGGGGACGGTGATCGCCGCCGACCGGTGGGGGAGCCCGGCGCGGCGGATGGACGTCCCGCCCGCGCCCGGCGGCACGCACGAGGACGTGCTGCACGCGGCCGCGCCGCCCCGCTCGCTGCTCGTGTTCGGCGAGGACCGCTCGGGGCCGTGGCTCGGGCGGTCGCGCGGGCACCGGGCCATCGGCGTCGTCTACCGGCCCGGCGCCGACCGCTACGGCAACTGGGTGCCGACGGTCATGGGCGCCCGCTACGACGCCTTCTGCTGGTTCGACGAGACCGAGGCGCTCCACCCGCTCCACGCCGAGCCGGCCGTCCACGGCGCGGAGATGGAGACCGCGCCCTGGAACAGCTGA